The Roseicyclus marinus genome has a segment encoding these proteins:
- a CDS encoding DUF6525 family protein, with translation MRHDPRFSRFAPSRQDHAPQAGGNLGATRLKRRSRAEDPMRAYDALPAELRDWVAHAARPWSPRSCLRLWRRAMAEEGCPKRARARLDRAEAAMLARDPGMA, from the coding sequence ATGCGTCATGATCCCCGTTTCAGCAGGTTTGCGCCGTCCCGGCAGGATCATGCGCCACAGGCTGGCGGCAATCTGGGCGCGACGCGGCTGAAGCGGCGGTCGCGGGCGGAGGATCCGATGCGGGCCTATGATGCGCTGCCGGCGGAATTGCGCGATTGGGTGGCCCATGCGGCGCGCCCCTGGTCGCCCCGGTCCTGCCTGCGGCTGTGGCGGCGGGCCATGGCCGAGGAGGGGTGCCCGAAGCGCGCAAGGGCGCGGTTGGACCGGGCAGAGGCCGCGATGCTGGCGCGCGATCCGGGAATGGCCTGA
- a CDS encoding ABC transporter substrate-binding protein, translated as MTNRTALGTAMALALTVPSLAAAQDLLVFDYSGFETPEFHQPFIDQHGASPEFVFFGDEDEAFQRLLAGFRSDVTHICAGSVPRWQESGIIEAWDRSRIDAYETLNSDLLGSDVRAGSADLMWVPTDFGSTAIAYNAETVPAEDVASLQIFTNPAYAGRLSIPDNVDDAYALAYLATGVTDWTNATDEQFEAATAWLRQIHPNLLNYWVDPGEIAQLMASGQVQAAWVWNEVPVALADEGFPVGFQRNTTEGTSVWLCGYVNMANGEGSEDQAYDFINAMHAEVSAGPLLDNGFGTANDAALQALGAEALEAAGLGPVTVPVLAQLPMSNEQRERQAEAFERIKSGF; from the coding sequence ATGACCAATCGCACCGCCCTCGGCACTGCCATGGCCCTTGCACTCACCGTGCCCTCGCTGGCCGCAGCGCAAGACCTTCTCGTCTTTGACTATTCGGGGTTCGAAACGCCCGAATTCCACCAGCCCTTCATCGACCAGCACGGCGCATCGCCCGAATTCGTCTTCTTCGGCGACGAGGATGAGGCGTTTCAGCGCCTGCTCGCGGGCTTCCGGTCCGATGTCACCCATATCTGCGCAGGCTCCGTGCCGCGCTGGCAGGAATCGGGCATCATCGAAGCCTGGGACCGCTCGCGCATCGACGCCTACGAGACGCTGAACTCCGACCTTCTGGGCTCGGATGTGCGCGCAGGCTCCGCCGATCTGATGTGGGTTCCCACCGATTTCGGCTCGACCGCCATCGCCTACAATGCCGAAACCGTCCCGGCCGAGGACGTGGCCTCGCTCCAGATCTTCACCAACCCCGCCTATGCCGGGCGCCTGTCGATCCCCGACAACGTCGATGATGCCTATGCGCTGGCCTATCTCGCCACCGGCGTGACCGACTGGACCAACGCCACCGACGAACAATTCGAAGCCGCCACCGCCTGGCTGCGCCAGATCCACCCCAACCTGCTGAACTACTGGGTCGATCCCGGCGAGATCGCGCAGCTCATGGCCTCCGGTCAGGTTCAGGCCGCCTGGGTCTGGAACGAGGTTCCCGTCGCACTCGCGGACGAGGGCTTCCCCGTGGGCTTCCAGCGCAACACGACCGAGGGCACCTCTGTCTGGCTTTGCGGCTACGTGAACATGGCCAATGGCGAAGGCTCCGAAGATCAGGCCTATGATTTCATCAACGCGATGCATGCCGAAGTGTCGGCGGGCCCGCTGCTCGACAACGGGTTCGGCACCGCCAATGACGCCGCCCTTCAGGCGCTCGGTGCCGAGGCGCTCGAGGCCGCGGGCCTTGGCCCCGTGACGGTGCCGGTTCTGGCGCAACTCCCGATGTCCAACGAACAGCGCGAGCGTCAGGCCGAAGCCTTCGAACGGATCAAGTCGGGCTTCTGA
- a CDS encoding FadR/GntR family transcriptional regulator yields MKIDPDHPAGLSAQIAAAIRDAIVSGKLIVGDRLPSEAELAEQFAVSRPTVREALKRLAAQSLIRTQRGAFGGAFVNRLSYADAYAQQVTTSTLLLGMNEVSFDAACEARFAMERACAGLAADRRQPDHLATMRAEITRQAQPGLTDEAFCASDVAFHRALVDAAGNPVLSYQLAGAVEAMQPLMNMITFTARSRERIVALHRRIADAAEDRDGAGIARALEELETYTRQLAQSVFAARAAAPGSA; encoded by the coding sequence ATGAAAATCGACCCCGACCATCCCGCTGGCCTCTCCGCCCAGATCGCCGCCGCGATCCGCGACGCGATCGTGTCGGGCAAGCTGATCGTGGGCGACCGCCTCCCCTCCGAGGCCGAACTGGCCGAGCAATTCGCCGTCTCCCGCCCCACGGTGCGCGAGGCGCTGAAACGCCTGGCCGCGCAATCGCTCATCCGCACCCAGCGCGGGGCTTTCGGCGGGGCTTTCGTCAACCGGCTCAGCTATGCCGATGCCTATGCCCAGCAGGTCACGACCTCCACGCTGCTTTTGGGCATGAACGAGGTCAGCTTCGATGCCGCCTGCGAGGCGCGCTTTGCCATGGAACGCGCCTGTGCGGGCCTCGCCGCCGACAGGCGTCAACCCGACCATCTGGCCACCATGCGGGCCGAGATCACGCGCCAGGCCCAGCCCGGCCTGACGGACGAGGCGTTTTGCGCCTCCGATGTGGCCTTTCATCGCGCGCTCGTCGATGCGGCGGGCAACCCGGTCCTGTCCTACCAGCTTGCCGGCGCGGTCGAGGCGATGCAGCCCCTGATGAACATGATCACCTTCACCGCCCGCTCGCGCGAACGCATCGTGGCGCTGCACCGCCGGATCGCGGATGCGGCCGAGGATCGGGACGGCGCAGGGATCGCCCGCGCCCTCGAAGAGCTCGAGACCTATACCCGCCAGCTCGCGCAATCGGTCTTTGCCGCCCGCGCCGCCGCACCGGGCAGCGCCTAG
- a CDS encoding DUF2182 domain-containing protein yields the protein MIATRIRSMGKPEWLGLYGLILVAWGLIYAMAIPADLRAAGEVYGWELIAALCVATPDAAGFAGLVAMWAIMSAAMMVPTMLPALATYDDLSAAGARTRIWALVGGYLMIWLGFSALAAGAQMVLVGAGLLDPFGASLSGLLSALLLALAGAWQFTAFKEACLSKCRQPMMFFLQHWEEGPWRNGLRLGAVCLGCCWALMLLGFVGGVMNLAFMGIATVLMVLEKLPEIGRWLTRPVGFALLGGAAVTLATTL from the coding sequence ATGATCGCCACCCGTATCCGCAGCATGGGCAAGCCGGAATGGCTGGGTCTTTACGGCCTGATCCTGGTCGCCTGGGGCCTGATCTATGCGATGGCGATTCCCGCCGATCTGCGGGCGGCAGGCGAGGTCTATGGCTGGGAGCTGATCGCGGCGCTGTGTGTCGCCACGCCCGATGCGGCGGGATTTGCGGGGCTGGTCGCGATGTGGGCGATCATGTCGGCGGCGATGATGGTTCCCACGATGCTGCCCGCGCTGGCCACCTATGACGATCTGTCGGCGGCGGGGGCAAGAACGCGGATCTGGGCGCTGGTGGGCGGTTACCTCATGATCTGGCTGGGGTTTTCGGCCCTGGCCGCGGGGGCGCAGATGGTGCTGGTCGGCGCGGGGTTGCTGGACCCGTTCGGGGCGAGCCTGTCCGGCTTGCTGTCGGCGCTGTTGTTGGCGCTGGCGGGGGCGTGGCAATTCACGGCGTTCAAGGAGGCCTGCCTGTCGAAATGCCGCCAGCCGATGATGTTTTTCCTCCAGCATTGGGAGGAGGGGCCGTGGCGCAACGGGCTGCGGCTGGGCGCGGTCTGTTTGGGATGTTGCTGGGCGCTGATGCTGCTGGGGTTCGTGGGGGGCGTGATGAACCTCGCCTTCATGGGGATCGCGACGGTTCTGATGGTCCTGGAAAAACTGCCCGAGATCGGGCGCTGGCTGACGCGGCCCG